One genomic region from Chloroflexota bacterium encodes:
- a CDS encoding IS3 family transposase → WRGREDLELATLEWVDWFNNRRLFSAIGYLPPAEYEATNGAIPAPARAGTQ, encoded by the coding sequence TGGCGCGGCAGGGAAGACCTGGAGTTGGCAACCTTGGAGTGGGTGGATTGGTTCAATAACCGGCGTCTCTTCAGCGCCATCGGCTACCTGCCACCAGCGGAGTATGAGGCCACCAACGGTGCTATACCGGCCCCGGCAAGAGCCGGGACTCAATAA
- a CDS encoding DUF5131 family protein gives MGGASSIEWTQATWNPLTGCNKISPGCKHCYAERMAKRLHAMDNPRYISGFKLTLHPDLVGLPLQWKQPRVIFVNSMSDLFHKDVPDLFIQAVFETMN, from the coding sequence ATGGGCGGCGCCTCTTCCATCGAGTGGACCCAGGCGACCTGGAATCCGCTCACCGGCTGCAACAAGATCTCTCCGGGCTGCAAGCATTGCTACGCCGAACGGATGGCGAAGCGCCTGCACGCCATGGACAACCCACGCTACATAAGCGGTTTCAAACTGACCTTGCATCCTGACTTGGTTGGCCTGCCGCTTCAGTGGAAACAGCCTCGTGTCATTTTTGTGAACAGCATGTCTGATCTCTTCCACAAGGACGTACCCGACCTTTTTATCCAAGCGGTGTTCGAAACAATGAATTGA
- a CDS encoding RNA-binding protein: MNLYVGNLSPETTDYDLEDAFGKFGKVSVARVNIDRQTGRSRGFGFVDMPLKEESDAAILGMNGKEFKGRTLTVNEARSR; the protein is encoded by the coding sequence ATTAATCTCTATGTAGGGAACCTCTCGCCGGAAACGACGGACTACGATCTCGAAGACGCCTTCGGCAAGTTCGGCAAAGTCAGCGTGGCACGCGTCAATATCGATCGCCAGACCGGCAGGTCCCGGGGCTTCGGCTTCGTGGACATGCCTTTGAAAGAGGAGAGCGACGCCGCCATCCTCGGGATGAACGGCAAAGAGTTCAAAGGCCGGACGCTGACGGTGAACGAAGCGCGCTCGCGCTGA
- a CDS encoding RNA-binding protein has product MRIYVGNLPYDISDSKLSESFAAHGKVTSAQVVMDRDTNRSKGFGFVEMPESSEAAAAIKAMNGKDMGGRPLTVNEARPREERGGGSFRKRY; this is encoded by the coding sequence ATGCGAATTTACGTCGGCAACCTTCCCTATGACATCTCGGACAGCAAGCTCAGCGAAAGCTTTGCCGCTCACGGGAAAGTCACCTCCGCACAGGTGGTGATGGATCGCGATACCAACCGCTCGAAGGGCTTCGGCTTCGTTGAGATGCCCGAGTCCTCCGAGGCGGCTGCCGCCATCAAGGCCATGAACGGCAAAGATATGGGCGGCCGTCCCCTCACCGTCAACGAGGCCCGCCCCCGCGAAGAGCGCGGCGGCGGTTCCTTCCGCAAGCGCTACTAA
- a CDS encoding Fic family protein has product MNDKIFAPQFHTTAQLKSSLEDIERNQWLIERVLIMPKHEAWVRRDVAVRRATGTTRIEGAALDQRQVAELARRTQPAKLSEDEAANVNALETYEWIDYLSGQQDIPMDEFVIREINRHFLRGASEMLTPGVYRKGQNHIGSFLPPDQGDVPDLMRAFGLWLRQEPGDLNPVSRAAIAHLHFVAIHPFWDGNGRTARGLATLILQRSRFSFHKLLSLEYRFYERREAYQSVIAGAVGTRFSLTYDATPFVEFFAAELAGHVQDLVNSLTDWHRRIAELHGRLEREHAGLNPRQIDGLIYALQTGELRPADYKEITKASDVTCSRDLAGLVKAGLLAAEGRTRGRVYKVVRSQGKQRT; this is encoded by the coding sequence ATGAATGATAAAATCTTCGCGCCACAATTTCACACGACGGCTCAACTCAAATCCAGCCTAGAAGACATCGAACGAAACCAGTGGCTCATTGAGCGAGTGCTCATCATGCCCAAGCATGAGGCTTGGGTGCGACGCGATGTGGCTGTGCGGCGCGCCACCGGCACAACGCGCATCGAAGGCGCTGCCCTAGACCAGCGCCAGGTAGCAGAGCTCGCACGCCGCACCCAGCCCGCAAAACTGAGCGAAGATGAAGCCGCGAACGTCAACGCCCTCGAGACCTATGAGTGGATTGACTATCTCAGCGGCCAGCAGGACATCCCGATGGATGAGTTTGTCATCCGGGAGATCAATCGGCACTTCCTGCGCGGCGCTTCAGAGATGCTGACGCCCGGCGTCTACCGCAAGGGACAGAATCACATCGGCAGCTTCCTGCCACCGGACCAGGGCGATGTGCCCGACCTGATGCGCGCATTCGGCTTGTGGCTCCGCCAAGAACCGGGCGATCTCAACCCTGTCTCGCGCGCCGCCATCGCCCACCTGCACTTCGTCGCCATCCACCCGTTCTGGGACGGCAACGGCCGGACTGCTCGCGGGCTCGCCACGTTGATCCTTCAGCGGTCGCGCTTCAGCTTCCACAAGCTCCTCTCTCTGGAGTACCGCTTCTACGAGCGCAGAGAGGCCTACCAGTCCGTCATCGCCGGAGCGGTCGGAACACGCTTCTCGCTCACTTATGATGCGACTCCCTTCGTTGAGTTCTTCGCGGCAGAGCTCGCGGGCCATGTCCAGGACCTTGTGAACTCCCTTACCGATTGGCACCGCCGGATCGCGGAGCTGCATGGGCGCTTGGAGCGAGAGCATGCCGGACTCAACCCTCGTCAGATAGATGGGCTCATCTACGCCCTGCAAACGGGAGAACTGCGGCCGGCCGACTATAAGGAAATCACCAAGGCATCCGATGTGACATGCTCGCGGGATCTTGCGGGCCTGGTGAAGGCCGGCCTCCTCGCCGCCGAAGGCCGCACGCGAGGGCGGGTCTATAAAGTGGTGCGGAGTCAAGGGAAACAAAGGACGTAG
- a CDS encoding helix-turn-helix domain-containing protein, producing the protein MGTRKKLPQRGKGTTLGQRLREARLARKLTQQEAGGKTNLANMSISRYERDAVEPGLDALNRLATIYKVSVDSLIKGTNFRTPQFAGEIPIRGWVAAGTPREAYEQDLGSITVPDFFRLDSPKCFALTVSGDSLEGDGIRNGDFLVVDPDASVKQGAIFIVRVGEEFVARHLHIEEGHVRLRAANKKYEDMKASSVQFVGRVIGHIRKL; encoded by the coding sequence ATGGGAACACGGAAGAAGCTGCCGCAACGGGGTAAAGGGACCACCTTGGGCCAGCGCCTGCGCGAGGCGCGCCTGGCCCGCAAGCTCACCCAGCAGGAGGCGGGCGGTAAGACCAACCTCGCCAACATGTCCATCTCCCGCTACGAGCGCGACGCCGTGGAGCCCGGCCTCGACGCCCTCAACCGCCTGGCCACCATCTACAAGGTCTCCGTGGACAGCCTCATCAAGGGCACCAACTTCCGCACCCCCCAGTTCGCCGGCGAGATCCCCATCCGCGGCTGGGTCGCCGCAGGCACCCCGCGCGAGGCCTACGAGCAGGACCTCGGCTCCATCACCGTCCCCGATTTCTTCCGCCTCGATTCGCCCAAATGCTTCGCCCTCACCGTCTCCGGCGACTCCCTGGAAGGCGACGGCATCCGCAACGGCGACTTCCTCGTCGTGGACCCGGACGCCTCCGTCAAGCAGGGCGCCATCTTCATCGTCCGCGTCGGCGAAGAATTCGTCGCGCGTCACCTGCACATCGAAGAGGGCCACGTCCGCCTGCGGGCCGCCAACAAGAAGTACGAGGACATGAAGGCCTCCAGCGTCCAGTTCGTCGGGCGCGTCATCGGCCACATCAGGAAACTGTAG
- a CDS encoding SRPBCC domain-containing protein, whose protein sequence is MLRIHTAIEIAAPPERIWHEITSLDQWAQWNPIMTRASGVVAVGRRVKVYIAPVTYKVRVTEVVPNRVFRWVGKRLIQGFMDGGHAFLITPLEGGRVRLEHTEQFTGMLVPLLNLVGLGRITRNGFEKMNAALKRRCEGP, encoded by the coding sequence ATGCTCCGCATCCACACCGCCATCGAGATCGCCGCTCCACCGGAGCGCATCTGGCACGAGATCACGTCCCTGGACCAATGGGCCCAGTGGAACCCCATCATGACCCGCGCCTCCGGCGTCGTGGCCGTCGGTCGGCGCGTGAAGGTCTACATCGCGCCCGTCACTTACAAGGTGCGCGTCACCGAAGTCGTCCCAAACAGAGTCTTCCGCTGGGTGGGCAAGCGCCTCATCCAGGGCTTCATGGACGGCGGGCACGCCTTCCTCATCACGCCCCTGGAGGGCGGCCGCGTGCGCCTGGAGCACACGGAGCAGTTCACCGGCATGCTGGTGCCACTCTTGAACCTCGTGGGCCTGGGGCGCATCACCCGCAACGGCTTCGAGAAGATGAACGCCGCCCTCAAGCGGCGCTGCGAAGGCCCGTAG
- a CDS encoding trypsin-like serine protease, with product MWKLLLAVSFVAALLLSGALTHAQGKQPSLSITAPRPGSVQAKADVEIKFKAANFKLDGKSIGAGNKAGTGHIVVSVNGVELTRTAKTSIKITRLDAGEHTVTAALSNNDLSPLASPVEASVTFSYQPPASAKASSGSLVVRPTPTLTPTPTATPTPTATPTPTPTVTPTPTPTPTPTPTPPPTPTPTPTPTRTPTPTPSPTPSISQVASRSRPAVVRINASGASGSGFIFEIDRASGSALVMTNQHVIRGALSLRVTVNDSDQYTATLIGEDAFRDLAVLRICCSPSFQAAAIVPDIGIDPGAPVFTLGYPVSLPGQSTLTNGILTATRFDTASDSWLIQTDAEVNPGNSGGPLFLLATGEVIGVVTSRTTTSADGRPVFGIGFAVMGRTVLERLPSLRSGATAPTPVPTPTPTPNPLPSSGFGPVSGSLAHSTTAVANALAGIVTRDGLVSATFTVPYTGSTANGWDFGFFLRYTAATANTASS from the coding sequence ATGTGGAAGCTGCTGCTCGCAGTCTCCTTCGTCGCGGCCCTCCTCCTATCGGGCGCCCTCACCCATGCCCAGGGCAAACAGCCATCCCTGAGCATCACTGCACCTCGGCCAGGCAGCGTGCAGGCCAAGGCCGATGTTGAAATCAAGTTCAAGGCCGCGAACTTCAAGCTCGATGGCAAGTCCATCGGGGCCGGCAACAAGGCCGGCACCGGGCACATCGTCGTCTCCGTCAACGGCGTCGAGTTGACCCGCACCGCAAAGACCAGCATCAAAATCACGAGGCTTGATGCAGGGGAGCACACCGTCACTGCCGCCCTCAGCAACAACGACCTCTCGCCGCTCGCGTCCCCCGTTGAAGCGAGTGTCACCTTCTCCTACCAACCGCCTGCCTCCGCAAAAGCAAGCTCCGGCTCGCTTGTGGTCCGGCCCACGCCGACCCTCACACCGACGCCAACCGCCACGCCGACGCCGACAGCGACTCCAACCCCAACACCGACCGTCACACCGACGCCGACACCGACGCCCACACCCACTCCAACACCGCCTCCCACTCCAACGCCCACGCCGACGCCAACACGAACGCCCACGCCGACACCATCACCAACCCCCTCGATCTCTCAGGTCGCGTCGCGCTCACGGCCTGCCGTCGTGCGAATCAACGCGAGTGGCGCCAGCGGCAGCGGCTTCATCTTTGAGATTGACCGCGCTTCGGGTTCCGCCCTGGTTATGACCAATCAGCATGTCATCAGAGGAGCCCTCTCCTTGCGCGTCACGGTGAACGACAGCGACCAATACACGGCGACGCTCATCGGCGAGGACGCCTTCCGCGACCTTGCCGTCCTTCGCATTTGCTGTTCACCATCCTTCCAAGCCGCCGCCATCGTCCCCGATATCGGGATAGACCCAGGCGCTCCCGTCTTCACGCTTGGCTACCCGGTGAGCTTGCCGGGTCAGTCCACCCTCACCAACGGTATCCTGACGGCGACGCGCTTCGATACTGCCTCGGACAGCTGGCTCATCCAGACCGATGCCGAAGTCAACCCAGGCAACAGCGGTGGGCCGCTCTTCCTCCTCGCCACCGGCGAAGTCATCGGCGTGGTCACGTCGCGCACCACCACCTCTGCCGATGGTCGTCCGGTCTTCGGCATCGGCTTCGCCGTCATGGGACGCACCGTTCTCGAGCGATTACCTTCTCTCCGTTCAGGCGCCACGGCGCCCACGCCTGTGCCCACGCCGACCCCTACGCCGAACCCCCTGCCAAGCTCGGGCTTCGGCCCGGTCAGCGGCTCCCTGGCCCATTCCACAACAGCCGTCGCCAACGCCCTCGCCGGCATCGTGACAAGAGACGGCCTCGTTTCAGCGACCTTCACCGTTCCCTATACCGGCAGCACTGCGAACGGTTGGGACTTCGGCTTCTTCTTGCGATACACTGCCGCCACGGCAAATACCGCTAGCTCCTAG
- a CDS encoding winged helix-turn-helix transcriptional regulator, with translation MKALTLLPAHETLLKEEHVEAFKALAHETRMRVFVHLVRADREAPAGEIQETLGVPGPTLSHHLDLLRRAGLIQSRQEERYIYYSVKRETVQELVRLLTACC, from the coding sequence ATGAAAGCGCTCACTCTCCTGCCCGCCCATGAGACCCTCCTCAAAGAGGAGCACGTCGAGGCCTTCAAGGCCCTCGCCCACGAAACGCGCATGCGCGTCTTCGTCCATCTGGTGCGCGCCGATCGCGAGGCGCCCGCAGGCGAGATCCAAGAGACCCTCGGCGTCCCCGGACCCACCCTCTCCCACCACCTGGACCTCCTCCGCAGGGCGGGCCTCATCCAGAGCCGGCAGGAGGAGCGCTACATCTACTACTCGGTCAAACGCGAGACAGTGCAGGAATTAGTTCGGTTGCTTACCGCTTGCTGCTAA
- a CDS encoding glyoxalase/bleomycin resistance/dioxygenase family protein, with product MPARIHIHIHSDDLAKSKDFYEKFFGVKPVKDLADYVKFLPDFAPVNLAISGGSLEAEGARQVSHVGVQLDSSEEVFEQMQRVKATGLKVRDEISVNCCHANQDKFWVRDPSGIDWEVYHLNYDLDPIEEKKMGMAKRGKLIGLTTMAPAAGCCPTPPARSRTERHETHA from the coding sequence ATGCCCGCGCGCATCCATATCCACATCCATAGTGACGACCTCGCCAAGAGCAAGGACTTCTACGAGAAGTTCTTCGGCGTCAAGCCCGTCAAGGACCTGGCCGACTACGTCAAGTTCCTTCCCGATTTCGCTCCCGTCAACCTCGCCATCTCCGGCGGCTCCCTGGAGGCCGAAGGCGCCCGGCAGGTCAGCCACGTCGGCGTCCAGCTCGATTCCTCCGAAGAGGTCTTCGAGCAGATGCAGCGCGTCAAGGCCACCGGCCTCAAGGTGCGCGACGAGATCAGCGTGAACTGTTGCCACGCCAACCAGGACAAGTTCTGGGTCCGCGACCCCAGCGGCATTGACTGGGAGGTCTATCACCTCAACTACGACCTTGACCCCATCGAAGAGAAGAAGATGGGCATGGCCAAGCGCGGCAAGCTGATCGGCCTCACCACTATGGCTCCCGCCGCAGGCTGCTGCCCCACGCCTCCGGCCCGCAGCCGCACGGAGCGGCACGAGACCCACGCCTAG
- a CDS encoding DUF4258 domain-containing protein, which produces MRPRAAADSLEPRAPGVNGRGSAAILGQARDLERVLDSMTEQSLLHLRRAIRLGRYRLTEHAEHEREADTIAMHELEEAFSSANVEILEDYPRDPRGPSALFLGFTKVGRPIHAVIGLSGPAIVVVVTVYRPDSKLWKDWRIRI; this is translated from the coding sequence ATGCGGCCTCGGGCCGCTGCAGACAGCTTAGAGCCGCGCGCCCCGGGCGTCAATGGAAGAGGTTCTGCTGCTATACTCGGCCAAGCACGAGATTTGGAACGGGTCTTGGATTCCATGACAGAGCAAAGCCTCCTCCACCTTCGGCGCGCGATTCGCCTGGGACGCTATCGTCTGACAGAGCATGCCGAGCACGAGCGTGAAGCAGATACGATCGCCATGCACGAACTGGAGGAGGCCTTCTCTTCCGCAAATGTCGAGATTCTGGAAGACTATCCTCGCGATCCACGCGGCCCAAGTGCGCTCTTCCTTGGATTTACAAAGGTAGGCCGACCCATCCATGCTGTGATCGGACTTTCCGGCCCTGCTATAGTAGTGGTTGTAACCGTCTACCGGCCCGATTCGAAGCTCTGGAAAGATTGGCGCATCCGAATATGA
- a CDS encoding type II toxin-antitoxin system MqsA family antitoxin — translation MKSLTICPFCKGRVQRKRIEHVHRWKGALFILRNVPAEACTQCGETFFAPSALKAMDRIVAGGAEPKERRSVPVFSL, via the coding sequence ATGAAATCTCTCACCATCTGTCCTTTCTGCAAAGGGCGGGTTCAACGCAAGCGCATCGAGCACGTCCACCGTTGGAAGGGTGCTCTCTTCATCCTGCGTAACGTGCCCGCGGAGGCATGCACCCAGTGCGGCGAGACCTTCTTTGCGCCTTCAGCCTTGAAGGCGATGGACCGCATCGTCGCCGGGGGCGCCGAACCGAAAGAGCGTCGCTCCGTCCCTGTCTTCTCGCTCTAA
- a CDS encoding pyridoxamine 5'-phosphate oxidase, translating into MPAQRPPSPRAARPNFTPGYGIERRLTKEMLAWPAVQRALAKSRNYWIVTASGDGAPHAAPVWGLWFDGSLCFSTDPNSRKGRNLAANPRLVVHLESGDDAVILTGRAERITDPKLLNRFARAYKRKYAFRPNTDDPNGAFFRLRLASALAWKERNFPKSASKWSF; encoded by the coding sequence GTGCCTGCACAACGTCCGCCCTCCCCCCGCGCCGCGCGGCCAAACTTCACCCCCGGCTACGGCATCGAGCGCAGGCTCACCAAAGAGATGCTCGCATGGCCTGCCGTTCAGCGCGCCCTGGCCAAGTCTCGCAACTACTGGATCGTCACCGCCTCCGGGGATGGCGCGCCCCACGCCGCCCCCGTCTGGGGCCTCTGGTTCGATGGCTCCCTTTGCTTCTCCACGGACCCCAACTCCCGCAAAGGGCGCAACCTCGCCGCCAACCCCCGCCTCGTCGTCCACCTGGAAAGCGGCGATGATGCCGTCATCCTCACCGGCCGCGCCGAGCGCATCACGGACCCCAAGCTCCTCAACCGCTTCGCGCGCGCCTACAAGCGGAAATACGCCTTCCGCCCCAACACGGACGATCCCAACGGCGCCTTCTTCCGCCTGCGCCTCGCATCCGCCCTCGCCTGGAAAGAGCGCAACTTCCCCAAGTCCGCCTCCAAGTGGTCCTTTTAG
- a CDS encoding HAMP domain-containing protein, whose amino-acid sequence MQASAPASSFSLCAFLPALGLILFIADAQHDDAALHAREDVLRASGGVAKLESDLVTTANQQLIEFQNLFSDLRSGTAAECDAIANVVLALYPSFASFTVAGRNGSPVCGAPSGAAPLDLTQRPDLRQSIDLKTFVIGGYKTDPLSGKFALAVSFPLLDDAGSVVRVIAAYLDLSWLQTVADEERLPNGSTITLLSAGGIVLARYPDPERWVGRTVPAPGITRAISGGLSGFTVESGGIDGDRRIYGFSRMKGAHGNTSAFIAAGIPSSVAFAEANSVRDRSLIALIIIAAAVFIIASLGSELLVLRPVRALRAAALRIAQGDAASRVRMKGGASEFLSTAATFNTMADELEARQGKLGEAAAERTAELQAQVGLTASANSILRSTLDATADAVIVYDPDGVTLAVNERLRDLFPDGIAVTQLIGRPFAVSASRLLGAFDDAERAIAAVKDSLTDGDRTFKEKLFTKPPVREFELFSTPACGRDGSLIGRLVAFRDMTQERELGRMRTEFISMVSHELRAPLTIIKGYNGFLADGDAGPLNARQAEYVSEIQKSANQLIALVNDLLDMQQIEAGKVALAPAALHVRDCADATVAASAPTFAQKRHSIVIDVPRDLPKIWADPQRLTQVLANLLSNAHKYTPDGGRITLRASLAGDMVRISVQDSGIGISKEDLVKLFTKFFRSGNRAARAEDGTGLGLVITKLLVELHGGKITVDSELGKGSTFSFTLPVAGSGGTGPPSAAPAVGKAP is encoded by the coding sequence TTGCAAGCCTCCGCTCCCGCCTCATCCTTCTCTCTCTGCGCCTTCCTTCCGGCGCTGGGGCTCATCCTCTTCATCGCCGATGCACAGCACGATGACGCCGCCCTTCACGCCCGCGAAGATGTGCTCCGCGCCTCCGGCGGCGTCGCCAAGCTCGAGAGCGACCTCGTCACCACCGCCAACCAACAGCTCATCGAGTTCCAAAACCTCTTCTCCGACCTCCGCTCCGGCACCGCCGCCGAATGCGACGCCATCGCCAACGTCGTCCTCGCCCTCTATCCCTCCTTCGCCTCCTTCACCGTCGCCGGCAGGAATGGCTCTCCCGTCTGCGGCGCCCCTTCCGGCGCCGCCCCGCTGGACCTGACCCAGCGGCCCGATCTCCGGCAAAGCATTGACCTCAAAACCTTCGTCATCGGCGGCTATAAGACCGATCCCCTCTCCGGCAAGTTCGCCCTCGCCGTCAGCTTCCCCCTCCTTGATGATGCCGGCTCCGTCGTCCGCGTCATCGCCGCATATCTGGATCTCTCCTGGCTCCAGACCGTCGCCGATGAAGAGCGCCTGCCCAACGGCTCCACTATCACCCTCCTCTCCGCCGGCGGCATCGTCCTCGCCCGCTATCCTGATCCTGAGCGCTGGGTCGGCAGAACCGTTCCCGCGCCCGGCATCACCAGGGCCATCAGCGGCGGCCTCTCCGGCTTCACCGTGGAGAGCGGCGGGATTGACGGCGATCGCCGCATCTACGGCTTCTCCCGCATGAAAGGCGCCCACGGCAACACCTCCGCCTTCATCGCCGCAGGCATCCCCTCCTCCGTCGCCTTCGCCGAGGCGAACAGCGTCCGGGATCGCAGCCTCATCGCTCTCATCATCATCGCCGCCGCCGTCTTCATCATCGCCTCCCTGGGAAGCGAGCTCCTTGTCCTCCGCCCCGTCCGCGCCCTTCGCGCCGCCGCCCTTCGCATCGCCCAGGGCGATGCCGCAAGCCGCGTCCGCATGAAAGGCGGCGCCTCTGAGTTCCTCAGCACCGCCGCCACCTTCAACACCATGGCCGATGAGTTGGAAGCCCGCCAGGGCAAGCTGGGGGAGGCCGCCGCCGAGCGCACCGCAGAGCTCCAGGCCCAGGTCGGCCTCACCGCCAGCGCCAACTCCATCCTTCGCTCCACCCTGGACGCCACGGCAGACGCCGTCATCGTCTACGATCCGGACGGCGTCACCCTGGCCGTCAACGAGCGCCTTCGCGATCTCTTCCCGGACGGCATCGCCGTCACCCAGCTCATCGGCCGGCCCTTCGCTGTCTCTGCAAGCCGCCTCCTCGGCGCCTTCGACGATGCGGAGCGCGCCATCGCCGCCGTCAAGGATAGCCTCACCGATGGCGACCGCACCTTCAAGGAGAAGCTCTTCACCAAGCCCCCCGTCCGCGAATTCGAGCTCTTCTCCACCCCGGCCTGCGGCAGGGACGGCTCCCTCATCGGCCGCCTCGTCGCCTTCCGCGATATGACCCAGGAGCGCGAGCTCGGGCGCATGCGCACCGAATTCATCAGCATGGTCTCCCACGAGCTGCGCGCGCCCCTCACCATCATCAAGGGCTACAACGGATTCCTCGCCGATGGCGATGCCGGCCCCCTCAACGCCCGGCAGGCCGAGTACGTAAGCGAGATACAAAAGAGCGCCAACCAGCTCATCGCCCTCGTCAACGACCTCCTGGACATGCAGCAGATCGAAGCCGGCAAAGTCGCCCTCGCTCCCGCAGCCCTCCACGTGCGCGATTGCGCGGACGCCACCGTCGCCGCCTCCGCCCCCACGTTCGCCCAAAAGCGGCACTCCATCGTCATTGATGTCCCAAGAGACCTCCCCAAGATCTGGGCCGATCCCCAACGCCTCACCCAGGTCCTCGCGAACCTCCTCTCCAACGCCCACAAATATACGCCCGATGGTGGCCGCATCACCCTCCGCGCCTCCCTGGCGGGAGACATGGTCCGCATCAGCGTCCAGGACAGCGGCATCGGCATCTCCAAGGAAGACCTCGTCAAGCTCTTCACCAAGTTCTTCCGCTCCGGCAACCGCGCCGCCCGTGCCGAAGACGGCACCGGCCTCGGCCTCGTCATCACCAAGCTCCTCGTCGAGCTCCACGGCGGCAAAATCACCGTTGATTCGGAGCTGGGCAAAGGCTCAACCTTCTCCTTCACCCTGCCCGTCGCGGGATCAGGCGGAACCGGTCCTCCCTCGGCGGCGCCCGCCGTCGGGAAGGCCCCCTGA